One genomic region from Conexibacter woesei DSM 14684 encodes:
- a CDS encoding peptidyl-prolyl cis-trans isomerase, with amino-acid sequence MIIPDPPNYERCIAALERQSRDARARTTPSDSQLRAQCRQVETQIMQQSMALLIQADWIEKEADELGVSVSDADVQRTLEETKRQSFPRRGDYESFLRRSGMTERDILFRLRIQDLSTRITEKIQREAGDVTSAQITAYYNRNRDQFAVPERRDLEIILTRTEAQANEAKRAIESGTSWAAAARRYSTDALSKGNGGRLLGVARGQQDRALDTAAFNARTDVIVGPVRGQFGWYIVRVTRVTPAKQNSLAESREQIRELLRQQGSSRKLNDFAREFQERWTKLTNCRRGYVIEICSNAPRARTTSTAGGTVATTPQR; translated from the coding sequence CCCGGATCCGCCGAACTACGAGAGATGCATCGCCGCTCTCGAGAGACAGTCGAGAGACGCGAGAGCGAGAACGACGCCGTCCGACAGTCAGCTGAGAGCGCAGTGCAGACAGGTCGAGACGCAGATCATGCAGCAGTCGATGGCGCTCCTGATCCAGGCCGACTGGATCGAGAAGGAGGCCGACGAGCTCGGCGTCAGCGTCAGTGACGCCGACGTCCAGAGAACGCTCGAAGAGACGAAGAGACAGTCGTTCCCGAGAAGAGGCGACTACGAGAGCTTCCTCAGAAGATCGGGCATGACGGAGAGAGACATCCTCTTCCGCCTGCGCATCCAGGACCTCTCGACGAGAATCACCGAGAAGATCCAGAGAGAGGCCGGCGACGTCACCTCCGCTCAGATCACGGCGTACTACAACAGAAACAGAGATCAGTTCGCCGTACCGGAGCGCCGCGACCTCGAGATCATCCTCACCAGAACCGAGGCGCAGGCGAACGAGGCCAAGAGAGCGATCGAGAGCGGCACCTCGTGGGCCGCGGCGGCGAGAAGATACTCGACCGACGCGCTCTCCAAGGGCAACGGCGGCAGACTGCTCGGCGTCGCGAGAGGCCAGCAGGACAGAGCGCTCGACACCGCCGCGTTCAATGCCAGAACCGACGTCATCGTCGGCCCGGTCAGAGGTCAGTTCGGCTGGTACATCGTCCGCGTCACGAGAGTGACCCCGGCGAAGCAGAACTCGCTCGCCGAATCGAGAGAGCAGATCAGAGAGCTGCTGAGACAGCAGGGCTCGTCGAGAAAGCTCAACGACTTCGCCAGAGAGTTCCAGGAGCGCTGGACGAAGCTGACGAACTGCCGCAGAGGCTACGTCATCGAGATCTGCAGCAACGCTCCCAGAGCGAGAACCACGTCGACGGCGGGCGGTACCGTCGCGACGACGCCGCAAAGATAG
- the mazG gene encoding nucleoside triphosphate pyrophosphohydrolase, with protein sequence MTTSRSEIQEALLRLDELTRRLRRECPWDREQDERTIVPHTLEEAYELADAANRRDDVKLLDELGDVLFQVHFLALLLEERGAGDLAAVAENTRQKLIRRHPHIFGAVEVENAGEVLRNWDKIKQGEAGREQGIFAEVPENLPSLLHARKVQRRAASSGFDFPGVEGPLQSVRDELDELIEVAEADGDAARDARFHELGDVLFAAVNVARKLKVDPELALRAASERFRGRVETGAALAARDERAWDELTPDQQLAYYARARMNEPERDHLGDRDA encoded by the coding sequence GTGACCACGAGCCGCTCAGAGATCCAGGAGGCGCTGCTGCGCCTCGACGAGCTCACCCGTCGCCTGCGGCGAGAGTGTCCGTGGGACCGCGAGCAGGACGAGCGCACGATCGTCCCGCACACGCTCGAGGAGGCGTACGAGCTCGCCGATGCGGCCAACCGCCGCGACGACGTCAAACTGCTCGACGAGCTCGGCGACGTCCTCTTCCAGGTCCACTTCCTCGCGCTCCTGTTGGAGGAGCGCGGCGCCGGCGATCTCGCCGCGGTCGCCGAGAACACGCGCCAGAAGCTGATCCGCCGCCACCCGCACATCTTCGGTGCGGTGGAGGTCGAGAACGCGGGCGAGGTCCTGCGCAACTGGGACAAGATCAAGCAGGGCGAGGCCGGCCGCGAGCAGGGGATCTTCGCCGAGGTCCCCGAGAACCTGCCCTCGCTGCTGCATGCGCGCAAGGTGCAGCGCCGCGCCGCCTCCAGCGGCTTCGACTTCCCCGGCGTCGAAGGGCCGCTGCAGTCGGTCCGCGACGAGCTGGACGAGCTGATCGAAGTCGCCGAGGCCGACGGCGACGCCGCCCGCGACGCGCGCTTCCACGAGCTCGGCGACGTGCTGTTCGCGGCCGTCAACGTCGCGCGCAAGCTGAAGGTCGATCCCGAGCTTGCGCTGCGCGCCGCGAGCGAGCGCTTCCGCGGCCGCGTCGAGACCGGCGCGGCGCTCGCCGCGCGCGACGAGCGCGCATGGGACGAGCTGACGCCTGACCAGCAGCTCGCGTACTACGCGCGGGCGCGCATGAACGAACCCGAACGAGACCATCTAGGAGACCGAGACGCATGA
- a CDS encoding thermonuclease family protein has product MTWPRAIPWIALLLVAGLVLGGVELPGWLGGDDEALAPGGSAAARVERVVDGDTIAVEVDGREERVRYIGVDTPETVKPDAPVECYGPAASALNKRLVAAGADVTLRFDRELRDRYGRLLAYVYRADDRLSVNARLVQEGAARTLPIAPNTAHAGELARLQSGARAAGRGLWGAC; this is encoded by the coding sequence GTGACCTGGCCCCGCGCCATTCCCTGGATCGCGCTGCTGCTCGTCGCCGGCCTCGTGCTCGGCGGCGTCGAGCTGCCCGGCTGGCTCGGCGGCGACGACGAGGCGCTCGCGCCGGGCGGCAGCGCCGCGGCGCGCGTCGAGCGGGTCGTCGACGGCGACACGATCGCCGTCGAGGTCGACGGTCGCGAGGAGCGCGTGCGCTACATCGGCGTCGACACGCCGGAGACGGTCAAGCCCGACGCGCCGGTCGAGTGCTACGGACCGGCCGCAAGCGCGCTCAACAAGCGGCTCGTCGCCGCGGGCGCCGACGTGACGCTGCGGTTCGACCGCGAGCTGCGCGACCGCTACGGACGGCTGCTCGCGTACGTGTACCGCGCGGACGACAGGTTGTCCGTCAACGCGCGGCTCGTGCAGGAGGGCGCCGCGCGCACGCTCCCGATCGCGCCCAACACCGCCCATGCGGGAGAGCTGGCGCGCTTGCAGTCGGGCGCGAGGGCCGCCGGCCGCGGGCTGTGGGGCGCCTGCTGA
- a CDS encoding carboxylate-amine ligase — protein MEAHFDGPNYTIGIEEELMILDAESLELANAIEGMLEDSTSDQVKPELMESVLEIATSPQPDAAAAGEELRDLRRQVRETAASRGLAIGSAGTHPFAMWEEQRIVGRTRYRDLVSDLKFVARQEIIFGQHVHVGLDDADKAIHVANGMRIHLPVLLALSANSPFWRADATGLASTRTPIFRAFPRVGIPPTYDDWDDYAAKIGFMVESRVIEDYTYLWYDVRPHPNLGTVEIRVMDSQTRVEHTLAFAALIQAMVKELAEHFEAGKRLSKYPHQMIDENKWLAARHGLDGELVDLPSTERVRTRELAHRLLDRLRDHAQDLGSAAELEGIEDLLERGNGAARQRVVYEANHDLREVVAEIVAATAV, from the coding sequence GTGGAGGCGCATTTCGACGGCCCGAACTACACGATCGGCATCGAAGAGGAGCTGATGATCCTCGACGCCGAGTCGCTGGAGCTGGCGAACGCGATCGAGGGCATGCTCGAGGACTCGACCTCAGACCAGGTCAAGCCCGAGCTGATGGAGTCGGTGCTGGAGATCGCGACCTCGCCGCAGCCGGACGCCGCGGCGGCCGGCGAGGAGCTGCGAGACCTGCGCCGGCAGGTGCGCGAGACGGCCGCCAGCCGCGGCCTCGCGATCGGCTCCGCCGGCACACATCCGTTCGCGATGTGGGAGGAGCAGCGGATCGTCGGCCGCACGCGCTACCGCGACCTCGTCTCCGACCTCAAGTTCGTCGCGCGCCAGGAGATCATCTTCGGCCAGCACGTCCATGTCGGGCTCGACGACGCCGACAAGGCGATCCACGTCGCGAACGGCATGCGCATCCACCTGCCGGTGCTGCTCGCACTGTCGGCCAACTCGCCCTTCTGGCGCGCCGACGCGACCGGCCTCGCGTCGACCCGCACGCCGATCTTCCGCGCCTTCCCGCGCGTCGGCATCCCGCCGACGTACGACGACTGGGACGACTACGCGGCGAAGATCGGCTTCATGGTGGAGAGCAGGGTGATCGAGGACTACACCTATCTCTGGTACGACGTGCGCCCGCACCCCAACCTCGGCACGGTCGAGATTCGCGTGATGGACTCGCAGACGCGGGTCGAGCACACGCTCGCGTTCGCGGCGCTGATCCAGGCGATGGTGAAGGAGCTGGCCGAGCACTTCGAGGCCGGCAAGCGGCTGTCGAAGTACCCGCACCAGATGATCGACGAGAACAAGTGGCTGGCCGCGCGGCACGGACTCGACGGCGAGCTGGTCGACCTGCCGAGCACCGAGCGCGTGCGCACGCGCGAGCTGGCGCACCGGCTGCTCGACCGTCTGCGCGACCACGCCCAGGACCTCGGCTCGGCGGCCGAGCTGGAGGGGATCGAGGACCTGCTGGAACGCGGCAACGGGGCGGCGCGGCAGCGCGTCGTCTACGAGGCCAACCACGACCTGCGCGAGGTCGTCGCCGAGATCGTCGCGGCCACCGCGGTGTGA
- the csrA gene encoding carbon storage regulator CsrA, with protein sequence MLVLTRKSNQSIMIGDDIEVSVLAVMGEKVRIGIQAPRDIPVFRKEVYLEIQQENLAAGEGAREEVDAALRKLGGGDGES encoded by the coding sequence ATGTTGGTCCTTACGCGCAAGTCCAACCAGAGCATCATGATCGGCGACGACATAGAGGTCTCCGTGCTCGCCGTGATGGGGGAGAAGGTTCGCATCGGGATCCAGGCGCCGCGCGACATCCCGGTGTTCCGCAAAGAGGTCTACCTCGAGATCCAGCAGGAGAACCTGGCTGCTGGCGAAGGCGCGAGGGAGGAAGTCGACGCCGCGCTGCGCAAGCTCGGCGGTGGCGACGGAGAGTCGTGA
- a CDS encoding 2-deoxy-5-keto-D-gluconate 6-phosphate aldolase domain-containing protein — translation MALGYDGRLYILAFDHRGSFQKKMFGIDGDPTPEQTATIADSKQLIYEGMALAADRGVENSAVGVLVDEQFGGGIPAEAKAKGLKLAMPVEKSGQNEFDFQYGDDFGAHIESFDPDFAKVLVRYNPDDDPALNERQNERLKRLADWLHANGRKFLYELLVPATDAQLASVGGDADRYDAELRPELMRRAIEEAQAYGIEVDVWKIEGVDARGDAQLLAEQTRKGAGREGVVCVLLGRGASDAKVDHWLREAAPVEGFVGFAIGRSIWWDALRGFLDGSVSRAGATAQIADNYLRFITVYEQQEVH, via the coding sequence ATGGCTCTCGGCTACGACGGCAGGCTGTACATCCTCGCCTTCGACCACCGCGGCTCCTTCCAGAAGAAGATGTTCGGGATCGACGGCGACCCGACGCCGGAGCAGACCGCGACGATCGCCGACTCCAAGCAGCTGATCTACGAGGGCATGGCGCTCGCCGCCGACCGTGGCGTCGAGAACAGCGCCGTCGGGGTCCTCGTCGACGAGCAGTTCGGCGGCGGGATCCCGGCGGAGGCGAAGGCGAAGGGCCTCAAGCTCGCGATGCCGGTCGAGAAGAGCGGGCAGAACGAGTTCGACTTCCAGTACGGCGACGACTTCGGCGCCCACATCGAGTCGTTCGACCCCGATTTCGCGAAGGTCCTCGTCCGCTACAACCCGGACGACGACCCCGCGCTCAACGAGCGTCAGAACGAGCGCCTCAAGCGCCTCGCGGACTGGCTGCACGCGAACGGCCGCAAGTTCCTCTACGAGCTGCTCGTGCCCGCCACCGACGCGCAGCTCGCCTCCGTCGGCGGCGACGCCGACCGCTACGACGCCGAGCTGCGGCCGGAGCTGATGCGGCGCGCGATCGAGGAGGCGCAGGCGTACGGGATCGAGGTCGACGTCTGGAAGATCGAGGGCGTCGACGCCCGCGGCGACGCGCAGCTGCTCGCGGAGCAGACGCGCAAGGGAGCGGGCCGCGAGGGCGTCGTCTGCGTCCTGCTCGGGCGCGGCGCCAGCGACGCCAAGGTCGACCACTGGCTGCGCGAGGCGGCGCCGGTCGAGGGCTTCGTCGGCTTCGCGATCGGCCGCTCGATCTGGTGGGACGCGCTGAGAGGCTTCCTCGACGGAAGCGTCTCGCGCGCGGGCGCGACGGCGCAGATCGCGGACAACTACCTCCGCTTCATCACGGTCTACGAGCAGCAGGAAGTCCACTAG
- a CDS encoding FtsB family cell division protein: MPPASPPRRPARRSQRPPAATAFGAAAMRVRWDRVGRVALLLLLLAVVALYVQPARSYVATWRDSNKQQQQLDELEREHDALTARSKELRDPRTIETEARRLGMVRPGERPYVVSGLPDD, from the coding sequence ATGCCGCCAGCCTCACCGCCGCGCCGTCCCGCCCGCAGATCGCAACGCCCACCCGCCGCGACCGCGTTCGGCGCGGCGGCGATGCGCGTCCGCTGGGATCGCGTCGGCCGTGTCGCGCTGCTGCTCCTGCTGCTCGCGGTCGTCGCGCTCTACGTCCAGCCGGCGCGTTCGTACGTCGCGACGTGGCGTGACTCCAACAAGCAGCAGCAGCAGCTCGACGAGCTGGAACGCGAGCACGACGCGCTGACGGCGCGCTCGAAGGAGCTGAGAGACCCGCGCACGATCGAGACCGAGGCGCGTCGCCTCGGCATGGTGCGGCCCGGCGAGCGGCCGTACGTCGTGAGCGGGCTGCCGGACGACTGA
- the eno gene encoding phosphopyruvate hydratase, whose product MSQIEHVHARQILDSRGNPTVEVELSLRSGAWGRAAVPSGASTGEYEATELRDGGDKWAGKGVAKAVANVNGEIATAVRGKDATNQAGIDRLLIDLDGTPSKSRLGANATLAVSLAAAHAAAAEERQPLWRYLGGDAAHILPVPMMNVLNGGAHADNKIDFQEFMIVPWGASSFSEALRWGVEIYHQLKKNLHDRRLSTAVGDEGGFAPDLGSNEEALQVLVRGIEAAGYTPGEQVAIALDPATSEIYENGRYVLEHENRSLTAEEMASYWAEMAGRYPIVSIEDGMDEGDWGGWSTLTDRLGSKLQLVGDDLFVTNVQRLKRGIDAGVGNSILIKVNQIGTLTETLDAIKLARENGYTAVMSHRSGETEDVTIADLAVATGCGQIKTGAPARSDRVAKYNQLLRIEEALGNDAVFPGRAAFKGQ is encoded by the coding sequence ATGAGCCAGATCGAGCACGTCCACGCGCGCCAGATTCTCGACAGCCGCGGCAACCCCACCGTCGAGGTGGAGCTGAGCCTGCGCTCGGGCGCGTGGGGCCGGGCTGCGGTTCCGTCCGGTGCCTCGACCGGCGAGTACGAGGCGACCGAGCTGCGCGACGGCGGCGACAAGTGGGCGGGCAAGGGTGTCGCGAAGGCAGTCGCGAACGTCAACGGCGAGATCGCCACCGCCGTGCGCGGCAAGGACGCGACCAACCAGGCGGGCATCGACCGCCTGCTGATCGATCTCGACGGCACGCCGAGCAAGTCGCGTCTCGGCGCCAACGCGACGCTCGCGGTCTCGCTCGCGGCCGCCCACGCCGCGGCGGCCGAGGAGCGGCAGCCGCTCTGGCGCTACCTCGGCGGCGACGCCGCGCACATCCTGCCGGTGCCGATGATGAACGTCCTCAACGGCGGCGCGCACGCCGACAACAAGATCGACTTCCAGGAGTTCATGATCGTCCCGTGGGGGGCGTCGTCGTTCTCCGAGGCGCTGCGCTGGGGCGTCGAGATCTACCACCAGCTGAAGAAGAACCTGCACGACCGCCGCCTCAGCACCGCCGTCGGCGACGAGGGCGGCTTCGCACCCGACCTCGGCTCCAACGAGGAGGCGCTGCAGGTGCTCGTGCGCGGCATCGAGGCCGCCGGCTACACCCCCGGCGAGCAGGTCGCGATCGCGCTCGACCCCGCGACGAGCGAGATCTACGAGAACGGCCGCTACGTGCTCGAGCACGAGAACCGCAGCCTCACCGCCGAGGAGATGGCGTCCTACTGGGCCGAGATGGCGGGGCGCTACCCGATCGTCTCGATCGAGGACGGCATGGACGAGGGCGACTGGGGCGGCTGGTCGACGCTCACCGATCGGCTCGGCTCCAAGCTCCAGCTCGTCGGCGACGACCTCTTCGTCACGAACGTGCAGCGTTTGAAGCGCGGCATCGACGCCGGCGTCGGCAACTCGATCCTGATCAAGGTCAACCAGATCGGCACGCTGACCGAGACGCTCGACGCGATCAAGCTCGCGCGCGAGAACGGCTACACGGCCGTCATGTCGCACCGCTCCGGCGAGACCGAGGACGTCACGATCGCCGACCTCGCGGTCGCGACCGGCTGCGGCCAGATCAAGACCGGAGCGCCCGCCCGCTCGGACCGCGTCGCGAAGTACAACCAGCTGCTGCGGATCGAGGAGGCGCTCGGCAACGACGCCGTCTTCCCCGGTCGCGCGGCCTTCAAGGGCCAGTAG